The Lactuca sativa cultivar Salinas chromosome 2, Lsat_Salinas_v11, whole genome shotgun sequence genome includes a window with the following:
- the LOC111888925 gene encoding uncharacterized protein LOC111888925, protein MKTFRANQQALKHVQGDYASQYRLIRDYVLEVHARNPDTTVKIDVESEANPTVETRTFRRIYVCIGALKRGFAAGRRDFLGLDGAFVKGPYPGQVLSAVALDGNNGIYPLAYALVESETLNSWTWFLSNLGDDLVILTYKHVTIARGLLPAIATLFPCAEHRYCLRHIHDNMKKNWRGKVFKDLLWECATTSNVQHFHQAMEKLKKLNNDAYEWLKQIPPQSWARSHFTGRAHCDALTNNLCEAFNNKIEDGRDAPIINCIEFIREYIMKKIVKVDKEIQKVVGPLTPTATTILDKIKSKAEQYVATFCGAGKYQVVGPWQDQCIVDVGQQSCTCKRWELTGIPCKHGVAAIWDMGRNDKDVGIPESFVHPCYWLSSWKEMYSFKVTPINGRSMWEKSAIPTTLLPPNHRVPIGRPKKKRTISIVEKEDFVRGNTASRAHRSVTCTKCNNVGHNARTCKGKRPIVGGGGGQSQVKGKGKGKATT, encoded by the exons ATGAAAACTTTTAGGGCAAACCAGCAAGCTTTAAAGCATGTTCAAGGAGATTATGCCAGCCAATACAGGTTGATAAGGGACTATGTTTTAGAGGTACACGCACGTAACCCAGATACTACggttaaaattgatgttgaaagtgAAGCGAATCCAACTGTTGAGACAAGAACATTCAGGCGTATCTATGTTTGCATTGGAGCTTTGAAGCGAGGTTTTGCAGCGGGAAGAAGGGACTTTCTTGGACTTGATGGAGCCTTCGTGAAAGGTCCATATCCAGGCCAAGTTTTGTCTGCTGTG GCATTGGATGGTAATAATGGGATATATCCTTTAGCCTATGCTTTGGTTGAATCAGAAACATTGAATTCTTGGACTTGGTTTTTAAGTAATTTGGGTGATGACTTag TTATACTAACATACAAACATGTTACTATTGCTAGGGGTTTGTTGCCTGCGATTGCAACACTATTTCCATGTGCAGAGCATCGCTATTGTCTTCGTCACATACACGACAACATGAAAAAGAACTGGAGGGGAAAGGTGTTCAAGGATCTTCTTTGGGAATGTGCCACGACCTCTAATGTACAACACTTTCATCAAGCAATGGAAAAACTAAAGAAGCTTAACAATGATGCTTATGAGTGGCTGAAACAAATACCTCCTCAAAGTTGGGCTCGCTCCCACTTTACTG GGAGAGCACATTGTGATGCTCTAACTAATAACCTGTGTGAAGCATTCAACAACAAGATAGAAGATGGTCGTGATGCACCAATTATTAACTGCATTGAGTTCATCAGAGAGTACATTATGAAGAAGATAGTCAAAGTTGACAAGGAAATTCAGAAAGTTGTAGGTCCTTTGACTCCTACAGCTACAACAATATTGGATAAGATAAAGAGTAAGGCAGAACAGTATGTTGCAACATTTTGTGGTGCTGGAAAATATCAAGTTGTTGGACCATGGCAAGATCAGTGTATTGTGGATGTAGGTCAACAAAGTTGCACGTGCAAAAGGTGGGAATTAACAGGAATTCCATGCAAACATGGTGTGGCTGCTATTTGGGACATGGGGAGGAATGACAAAGATGTGGGAATCCCAGAATCATTTGTGCATCCATGTTACTGGTTATCAAGCTGGAAAGAGATGTATTCTTTTAAGGTTACTCCAATCAATGGAAGGTCCATGTGGGAGAAGTCAGCTATACCAACAACTCTGTTGCCTCCAAATCATCGTGTTCCCATAGGAAGACCAAAGAAGAAGAGAACAATATCAATTGTGGAAAAGGAGGACTTTGTTAGAGGAAACACAGCATCGAGGGCCCATAGATCAGTAACATGTACGAAGTGTAACAATGTTGGTCACAATGCAAGAACCTGCAAAGGGAAAAGACCAATTGTTGGTGGGGGTGGTGGACAATCACAAGTCAAAGGAAAAGGGAAAGGGAAGGCAACCACTTGA